One Nicotiana tabacum cultivar K326 chromosome 23, ASM71507v2, whole genome shotgun sequence genomic window, CTAAATGAGTCTTAGTTCAGTAAGAATGTCTTTTTCTACAGCTAACAATTGTATATCAGCAAGTTTCACTCATCCAAACCCCAACATTCAACTGCAGAGTTCATTCATAATCAAATTCCCACATCAAAAAAGTTTCAAAAATTCCACTTTTCATAGGAATTTCAGAAGAAGATCACATTTTTATCATTGCCCATGTGCAGTTCTTGGAAAATGGAAGTCCAAGAATGAGGGGGAAGGAAGCAATAATGAGGATTTTGTGACTAGGGTTTTGAAAGAAAACCCTAGCCAAGTGGAACCCAAATACAAAATTGGGAATAAACTTTATACCCTCAAGGAAAAAGAGGATTTGGGTAAGAAGGGTTTGAATGGTGGCATTATGGAGATACTAAAAAGGTTGAATTTTAAAGGATTAGTGAAGAATGGAAGTGACGAGGGTAGTTTAGTAAATTCAGAGAATGTGTATTTGAAGGACATTTTGAGGGAGTATAAGGGGAAGTTATATGTCCCTGAGCAAATTTTTGGTGCTAATTTATCTGAAGAAGAGGAGTTCGAAAACAATGTTGAGGATTTGCCTAAGATGAAGTTGGAGGATTTTCAAAAGTACATGaaatttgataagataaagctGTTGACTTTTAAAGAAGATACTGGAGCTTCtttgggatttggatttagaGATTTTGTTGTTGAGTTGAAGGATATACCAGGAGAAAAGAGCTTGCAGAGAACTAAATGGTTAGTGTAATAAACTGgttaatttcttttactttgtatcgtagatttttatttttgtgtgttgGTCATTCTCTAGTGTTACTGATATCAATCAGGGCAATGAAGCTGGATCAAAATCAAGCTCAGGGTTTACTAGAGGAGTACACGGGGCCAAGATATGAAGTCGAGAAGCAAATGATGGTAATTCACTTATTTCGGCATTTTTTAAGAATGCATAGTGACTATAGCTTCAAGCTTCATTGTCTGGTGGAAAGAGAATTTAAAAGAACTTAAACATACAGCTTAAGCAGACAGTCATTGTTATTTGATTGGCATGCCTCTTTGCAACAACGTAGAGGTTTCTGTCGTCGTCAACCAAATAcataattgttgttgtagatgAAAACTTAATTATTGTTTCACATTATGTCTTGATTCACTGGAGTTACCATCTCCTGACAGGAAATTCCTGTGAAAGTTTTATGGAATTTGCCTTTACTTTCTTCGATTAAATGTTTACTAAATTCAGATTATCTGTTTTGTGCAAGTGGCTTATGGGTCTATACTCAAGCTTATATACATTGTTGTGCCATTtacttgcaaaaaaaaaaatgcctTGTTGTGCAGAGTTCTAAGAAACACATTAAGCAATATTTGAATTCGACAAAAAGACATATAAGCAGACAAGTAGAAGCTGCGATGAGAAAATAACAATATAATTGAAGTATAAGTGTATTTAAAACTCAAATACAGATGTAGCTATTGACTAGGTCTATAGGAAAGATCCTCTCCACCTTCACAAGGTTAGGGTTatgggtgttcatggttcggtttgggtcggtttttcccgaaaaagaaaccaaaccaagtaagtcggttttttaaatattggaaccaaaccaaaccaaaccaattaagtcggttttttatcgattcggtttgatttggtttttgtcggtttttcgaTTTTGTCGGTTATTCATcggtttttttcttaaatatgagacatacactaccaaacgcatattccGACGACtatattttcaacgtaacactatcaaatcaattgctctttgagaaatctatcatttaccaagatatattgatgataattgaatcaaatagtgatgaataattaaaGTAGTCAATTAAAAATcgaataaattcttgtacttagcaaaagaaaactaccaatcaaactagaatgtaaaggcaaagaattagattattataatagcaaagaactagactaaaataTAAATGACTAGTATGTACCATAAAAggttagaaactttatataaaaatatatattttatataaaaatatacatatatataggtgtaataataaatttaaatagctacttttatagtcggtttggttcggttttttcggttattttttgattaaaaccaaaaccaaaccaaatttgatcggtttttaaaattcaaaaccaaaaccaaaccaaacctaaaaagtattagtttggtttggttttcagtttggttcggttttttatgaacacccctagttaGGGGTATGGTTTGCGTACACAttacctccccagaccccacttgtaggattacattgtgtatgttattgttgttgttatagacAAAAGCATATTGGCTGCTAATATTTGTTACTGCACATTGTGGTTAATATTGATAGTTTGGAGGATTATATTTATCTTTAACTCTTAGCCGTTGTGGGTAGAATAAATTCATTATATATTTAAGTAACTCTTTGGACCCATATGGCAGAGACCGTATAATGCACTTGAAAACTTGTAGGATTAGGGGAAGATGCTAAAATTTGAAGAAATCACGacttttagttttaaaaaaagtGAGCAACAAATGAGTGTAACTTAGACAGTTGATTCATTTACGTGCAGTCCATTTGGATgagcttcttttctttttcttttgcaataGGATATAGTTGGGGTGAGATTTTTTGCGGAAGTGATAGCAGCATCTAAACGCCAAGTGACAGCCTATATACAAAATAGTCTTTGAATTTAATTATATGATGCTTGGAAAGACCTTATAAAAaattacatatatatgatgcTTGGAAAGAGGAATACAATTGCAGTATAGCAAATCCCCCATTTCTTTAAGATCATATTTCCAAAATTGTCAGACAAATCAACATCTTTTTTTGTTGGTGACTGTCTATATCACAAGGGAAAATAGTAACTAAAATATCTGAAAAAATTCTCAAATCCCTTAGCGTAAGGGTGTttcatctcttctttttttcccttaaGATTGACCTTATAGTAGCTTGAAGGAGTAGGTGCTTTTAATCCAATCTATTGACAAGACCGTAGAACCTAAGTTTGGTAGGATAAAGATGTGTCTTACCCGAGAACATGGTGGAAACTCTTTGACTTTTCAAGAACGTTGGAAaaacctttctttctttctcctttgCCTCTTACAGAGTTATCCTATTGCAGTCTTGGGTGGGAAAATTACCAGAGTATCCTAATCCAGCTGCATCGAAGATATCAAGCAGAGTAGTGGTAGAACTTGGAATGCTGACTGCTGTAATGATTGCTGCTGCGGTGATTGTGGGTACATTCCTGGCTTCGGCTGTGTTTGCTGTGACAAGCTTTGTCTTTGCTGTGGCCGTGTATGTCATGTGGCCTGTGGCCAAACCATTTCTTAAGCTGTTCTTTGGTCTCATCTTTGGTATCTTAGAAAGAGTTTGGGATAAGGTTGTTGATGCTTTTACTGATGGAGGAATTTTCTCAAAGTTGTATGAAGTGTACACTTTTGGTGGTGTCTCTGCCAGTATTGAGATGCTGAAACCAATCATGCTTGTTTTTTTAACTATGGTTCTTCTTGTCCGGTTCACTCTTTCACGAAGACCTAAGAACTTCAGAAAGTGGGTGAGTAATACTCCCTATCCTAGAATTAGCAGTTCATTAATACTTGCTTCTTGCAAAATTAAAGATGTTATGTGCTTCATTCAGGATATATGGCAAGGCATAGAATTCTCTCAGTCTAAGCCACAAGCACGTGTTGATGTGAGTTTCCAATTTCTAACTCGCTCTGATCACGGACACTCACAACTTCTCTTTGTAGATTATGACCAATATTGTGTCTCTAAGTAAGAAGTTTCTGTTCAGGGTTCAACTGGAGTCACATTTAGTGATGTAGCTGGGATTGAGGAAGCAGTTGAAGAACTTCAAGAGGTAACATCGTTTTACACCGCGGATAATGCTTCCTTGTTCTATTATTCTTTTCCGTTCAGCCAGTCTTTAGATTAAAATGCTTCTAATTCCTGCCAATTTGTGCTGGCTAGTTGGTAAGATACTTGAAGAATCCTGAACTATTTGATAAAATGGGGATCAAGCCGCCCCATGGAGTACTTCTGGAGGGACCTCCCGGATGTGGCAAGGTTCGTTGTTCCAATTCAAAACTTAGACGGACATTCAGAAACAAAGAGTCTTTACTAAAATCCTATATGATGCTTTTCGCAGACCCTGGTTGCCAAAGCAATAGCAGGTGAAGCTGGTGTTCCATTTTATCAAATGGCTGGTTCTGAATTTGTGGAAGTTCTAGTTGGTGTTGGTTCTGCTCGTATTAGAGATTTGTTCAAGAGAGCCAAGGTGAGCATAATACGTAGTCAATGAACCAtgtgattttccctttttatgtTTTGAAGAAAGCCCTGATTCTTGTCACAGGTGAATAGACCGTCAGTTATCTTCATCGACGAAATCGATGCACTCGCAACAAGGTATGGATGTTTGTCTAAATGAATAATGGTGCA contains:
- the LOC107817499 gene encoding putative inactive ATP-dependent zinc metalloprotease FTSHI 1, chloroplastic, producing MSLSSVRMSFSTANNCISASFTHPNPNIQLQSSFIIKFPHQKSFKNSTFHRNFRRRSHFYHCPCAVLGKWKSKNEGEGSNNEDFVTRVLKENPSQVEPKYKIGNKLYTLKEKEDLGKKGLNGGIMEILKRLNFKGLVKNGSDEGSLVNSENVYLKDILREYKGKLYVPEQIFGANLSEEEEFENNVEDLPKMKLEDFQKYMKFDKIKLLTFKEDTGASLGFGFRDFVVELKDIPGEKSLQRTKWAMKLDQNQAQGLLEEYTGPRYEVEKQMMSWVGKLPEYPNPAASKISSRVVVELGMLTAVMIAAAVIVGTFLASAVFAVTSFVFAVAVYVMWPVAKPFLKLFFGLIFGILERVWDKVVDAFTDGGIFSKLYEVYTFGGVSASIEMLKPIMLVFLTMVLLVRFTLSRRPKNFRKWDIWQGIEFSQSKPQARVDGSTGVTFSDVAGIEEAVEELQELVRYLKNPELFDKMGIKPPHGVLLEGPPGCGKTLVAKAIAGEAGVPFYQMAGSEFVEVLVGVGSARIRDLFKRAKVNRPSVIFIDEIDALATRRQGIFSESTDHLYNAATQERETTLNQLLIELDGFDTGKGVIFLGATNRRDLLDPALLRPGRFDRKIRIRPPNAKGRLDILKVHARKVKLSDTVDLASYAQNLPGWSGAKLAQLLQEAALVAVRRGHNSILHSDMDDAVDRLTVGPKRVGVELGHQGQCRRAVTEVGTALTSHLLRHYENANVERCDRISINPRGQTLSQVVFNRLDDESYMFERLPQLLHRLQVFLGGRAAEEVIYGRDTSRASVNYLADASWLARKIITIWNMENPMAIHGEPPPWRKKVRFVGPRLDFEGSLYDDYDLIEPPTNFDLDDDVAKKTEELIRDMYGKTVSLLRQHDAALLKTVKVLLNHKEINGDEIDLILSHYPQNTPTSLLLEERDPGSLPFLNEKQEQHNTVEYSLFNS